A region of Vitis riparia cultivar Riparia Gloire de Montpellier isolate 1030 chromosome 12, EGFV_Vit.rip_1.0, whole genome shotgun sequence DNA encodes the following proteins:
- the LOC117926764 gene encoding DEAD-box ATP-dependent RNA helicase 53, mitochondrial-like yields the protein MMNIISRKSSSLASVKAPIRALASVPHVHSLLHFHIHPPISTSASDAVVARNVVTSAAPIPPLSGLLGFSGFGVRNFRSQSGPLDFRASVASRAEYAVADFSDEEKSSKGGDEGLEISKLGIAQEIVSALANKGITKLFPIQRAVLEPAMQGRDMIGRARTGTGKTLAFGIPIMDKVIQYNAKHGRGRNPLALVLAPTRELARQVEKEFCESAPNLDTLCVYGGTPISRQMNSLDYGVDVVVGTPGRIIDLIKRGALNLSEVQFVVLDEADQMLAVGFEEDVEMILEKLPQNRQSMMFSATMPSWIRKLTQKYLKNPLTIDLVGDSDQKLAEGISLYSIASEMYEKASIVGPLITEHAKGGKCIVFTQTKRDADRLAYAMARNFRCEALHGDISQSQRERTLSGFRDGHFNVLVATDVAARGLDIPNVDLIIHYELPNSSEIFVHRSGRTGRAGKKGTAILIYAEQQARTVRFIERDIGCKFSELPRIATEGGSRDMFRDMGGGGDGGRFGSFGSRGGGRVGGGFGRSGSSFGRSGGYGESGSGRSGSFGGFGSSRSGGGSSSSRSGNFGGSSFGRSGEFGDTIGSDRSSGFGNFGGSDRSSGFRNPGSGRSSGSDSTRLSRTSGGFNDSFSSRFGDFGDDRSNNGQSTGRRSF from the exons ATGATGAACATAATCTCGAGGAAGTCATCTTCCTTGGCGTCTGTTAAGGCACCGATTCGAGCCCTGGCCTCGGTGCCTCATGTACATTCTCTCCTCCACTTCCACATCCACCCTCCAATTTCCACCTCAGCTTCCGATGCAGTTGTGGCTAGAAACGTTGTTACTTCTGCCGCCCCAATTCCACCGCTGTCTGGTCTACTCGGGTTCAGCGGTTTTGGGGTGAGGAACTTTCGCTCCCAATCTGGGCCCTTGGATTTCAGGGCTTCTGTGGCGTCTCGGGCTGAGTACGCCGTTGCTGATTTTTCCGATGAGGAGAAGTCCTCCAAAGGAGGTGACGAGGGTCTTGAGATATCGAAACTTGGCATTGCTCAAGAAATCGTTTCTGCTTTGGCCAACAAGGGTATCACTAAGCTCTTCCCTATTCAG AGAGCTGTGCTGGAACCTGCAATGCAAGGGCGTGACATGATCGGTCGTGCTAGAACAGGGACTGGGAAAACCCTTGCTTTTGGGATTCCCATCATGGATAAAGTTATTCAATACAATGCTAAGCATGG ACGTGGGAGGAATCCGTTGGCCTTGGTTTTGGCTCCAACAAGAGAACTTGCACGGCAAGTGGAGAAGGAATTCTGTGAATCTGCCCCCAATTTGGATACACTTTGTGTTTATGGGGGTACCCCCATCTCACGCCAAATGAATTCCCTGGACTATGGTGTTGATGTAGTTGTTGGCACACCTGGTCGCATTATCGATCTGATTAAGAGAGGTGCTTTAAATTTGTCAGAAGTTCAGTTTGTTGTTCTTGATGAAGCTGATCAGATGCTTGCAGTGGGCTTTGAGGAAGATGTTGAAATGATTTTAGAGAAGTTGCCACAAAATCGTCAGAGCATGATGTTCTCTGCAACAATGCCAAGTTGGATTAGGAAGCTTACCCAGAAGTACCTAAAAAATCCATTAACTATTGATCTT GTAGGGGATTCTGATCAGAAGTTGGCAGAAGGAATTTCCCTATATTCTATTGCATCGGAAATGTATGAGAAAGCTTCAATTGTTGGACCACTGATAACA GAACATGCAAAAGGTGGAAAATGTATTGTTTTCACTCAAACAAAACGCGATGCTGATCGATTGGCATATGCTATGGCAAGAAACTTCAGATGTGAGGCTCTGCATGGGGATATCTCACAGAGTCAGAGGGAAAGAACCCTTTCAGGATTCCGAGATGGGCACTTCAATGTATTAGTTGCCACAGATGTTGCTGCTCGTGGGCTTGATATACCTAATGTTGACCTG ATAATACATTATGAGCTTCCCAATTCCTCAGAGATCTTTGTTCATCGGTCTGGACGAACAGGACGTGCAGGAAAGAAAGGAACTGCAATTCTCATTTATGCAGAACAGCAAGCCAGGACTGTCCGGTTTATTGAGCGAGATATAGGATGCAAATTCTCAGAG CTCCCTAGGATTGCTACTGAGGGTGGTAGCAGAGACATGTTTAGGGACatgggtggtggtggtgatggtggcCGGTTTGGCTCTTTTGGAAGTAGGGGAGGTGGTCGTGTTGGTGGCGGATTTGGCCGATCTGGATCATCATTTGGTCGTAGTGGTGGATATGGTGAATCTGGCTCTGGACGTTCTGGTTCCTTTGGCGGATTTGGCTCAAGTCGATCGGGTGGTGGATCTAGCTCTAGCCGTTCAGGCAATTTTGGTGGCTCTAGTTTTGGTCGATCAGGTGAATTTGGGGACACTATTGGTTCAGACCGATCAAGTGGTTTTGGGAATTTTGGTGGATCAGATCGTTCGAGTGGTTTCAGAAATCCTGGTTCAGGTCGTTCTAGTGGATCTGATTCTACTCGTTTAAGCCGTACAAGTGGTGGCTTCAATGATTCGTTTTCAAGCCGTTTTGGTGACTTTGGAGATGATAGGAGTAATAATGGTCAGAGCACTGGGAGAAGATCATTCTAA